A single Vigna radiata var. radiata cultivar VC1973A chromosome 8, Vradiata_ver6, whole genome shotgun sequence DNA region contains:
- the LOC106772447 gene encoding kinesin-like protein KIN-14I encodes MAALSFSVASVVEDVLQQHGTRLKDLDLESRKAEEAAFRRYEAAGWLRKMVGVVAAKDLPAEPSEEEFRLGLRSGMILCNVLNKVQPGAVPKVVESPLSSALMPDGAPLSAYQYFENVRNFLVAVHEIGIPTFESSDLEQGGKSARIVNSVLALKSYSEWKQTGSNGVWKFGGTVKPTICAKSFVRKNSEPFTNSLSRNSSINEKSTNALTSDIESNKMSRSHSLSMLVRAVLLDKKPEEVPLLVESVLNKVVEEFEHRVASQGEQTKLLRGAASQGNGSVSKFVVADKKMENNIPSVTKKEGFLHKTLVDDEESKRQLLKQQVFFDQQQKDIQELKHTIQTTKAGMKFLQIKFHEEFSNLGKHVHGLAHAASGYHRVLEENRKLYNQVQDLKGSIRVYCRVRPFLSTHPIYSSTVDNIEDGSITISIPSKNGKGRRSFNFNKVFGPAASQAEVFSDMQPLIRSVLDGYNVCIFAYGQTGSGKTYTMTGPKEITEKSQGVNYRALSDLFLTADQRRDTFCYDVSVQMIEIYNEQVRDLLVTDGSNKRLEIRSNSHRGLSVPDACLVPVSSTRDVIELMNLGQRNRAVGATALNDRSSRSHSCLTVHVQGRDLTSGTILRGCMHLVDLAGSERVDKSEATGDRLKEAQHINKSLSALGDVIASLAQRNQHVPYRNSKLTQLLQDSLGGQAKTLMFVHISPEVDAVGETISTLKFAERVATVELGAARVNKDGEDVKELKEQIASLKAALARKDGESQHSLSGSSEKYRTLASESSPYHANQRGIVSDRLGCRQPMVDVGNIELHSNTPLRQKSQSYDFDEMSTNSPPWPPVNNPGQNYREDDRETGSGEWVDKVMVNKQDANKTDNILGCWEADSGNLSEVFYQKYLQDSSKMYSDGSYNMFMGHNQFKIAGSDDMDDLDDTTTDSSEPDLLWQFNNSKLTTIANGNGSKARRPVSKPTNSPILSKNNSSLGPSPSRKQPNGVLHRTGRHPAPVDMKRKTGSRK; translated from the exons ATGGCGGCATTGTCGTTTTCAGTGGCATCCGTTGTGGAAGATGTGCTTCAACAGCACGGTACTCGCCTCAAAGATCTTGATTTGGAATCTAGAAAAGCGGAAGAAGCTG CATTCAGAAGGTATGAAGCAGCAGGGTGGCTGAGGAAAATGGTTGGAGTTGTTGCAGCTAAGGATTTGCCAGCAGAGCCCTCTGAGGAAGAGTTTAGGCTTGGTCTGAGAAGTGGGATGATTCTCTGTAATGTCCTTAATAAGGTTCAACCTGGTGCTGTACCGAAG GTTGTGGAGAGTCCTCTTAGTTCTGCACTAATGCCTGATGGGGCACCCTTATCGGCATATCAGTATTTTGAAAACGTGAGGAACTTTCTGGTGGCTGTGCACGAAATTGGAATTCCTACCTTTGAGTCATCTGATCTTGAACAA GGAGGAAAATCAGCCAGGATTGTGAACAGTGTCTTAGCCCTTAAGTCCTATAGTGAATGGAAACAGACTGGGAGTAATGGTGTGTGGAAATTTGGTGGAACTGTCAAACCCACAATCTGTGCAAAATCTTTTGTGAGAAAAAACTCTGAGCCATTTACTAATTCTTTGTCGAGAAACTCGTCCATCAATGAAAAATCCACTAATGCTCTCACATCTGATATCGAGTCTAATAAAATG TCCAGGTCTCATTCTTTGAGTATGCTTGTTCGTGCAGTACTATTAGATAAGAAGCCTGAAGAAGTTCCACTG TTAGTCGAATCAGTCTTAAACAAGGTAGTAGAGGAGTTTGAGCATCGCGTTGCTAGCCAGGGAGAACAG ACTAAACTTTTAAGAGGTGCTGCGTCCCAAGGCAATGGATCTGTATCAAAGTTTGTTGTGGCAGATAAAAAG ATGGAAAACAATATTCCTTCAGTAACAAAGAAAGAAGGATTCCTCCATAAAACCCTTGTTGACGATGAGGAATCAAAAAGACAACTTTTGAAGCAGCAAGTGTTCTTTGATCAACAGCAAAAAGATATTCAA GAACTAAAGCATACAATTCAAACCACCAAAGCTGGTATGAAGTTCCTGCAAATTAAGTTTCATGAGGAGTTCTCCAATCTAG GCAAGCACGTTCATGGCTTAGCTCATGCTGCCTCTGGATACCATAGAGTACTTGAAGAAAATCGCAAACTATACAATCAAGTCCAGGATCTTAAGG GAAGTATTAGAGTGTACTGTCGGGTAAGACCCTTTTTATCAACACATCCAATTTATTCGAGCACAGTGGATAATATAGAAGATGGATCTATCACAATTAGTATTCCTTCAAAGAATGGGAAAGGGCGCAGATCCTTCAACTTCAACAAAGTATTTGGACCGGCTGCATCCCAAG CGGAGGTCTTCTCTGATATGCAGCCACTCATTAGGTCTGTTCTTGATGGTTACAATGTTTGCATATTTGCTTACGGTCAAACAGGATCGGGAAAAACTTACACAATG ACTGGACCGAAAGAGATTACAGAGAAAAGCCAAGGTGTAAATTACAGGGCCCTAAGTGATTTATTTCTTACAGCAGATCAAAGAAGAGACACTTTTTGCTATGATGTGTCTGTTCAAATGATTGAGATTTACAATGAGCAAGTCAGAGATCTATTGGTTACCGATGGATCAAACAAAAG GTTGGAAATTCGTAGTAATTCTCATAGAGGGCTCAGTGTACCAGATGCATGCCTAGTTCCAGTATCATCAACAAGAGATGTTATTGAACTGATGAACCTGGGCCAAAGGAATCGTGCAGTTGGTGCCACAGCCCTTAATGACCGTAGTAGCAGATCACACAG TTGCTTGACTGTTCATGTTCAAGGAAGAGATTTAACATCAGGAACTATTCTACGTGGATGCATGCATCTGGTTGACTTGGCAGGAAGTGAGAGAGTTGACAAATCCGAGGCCACAGGAGACAGGTTGAAAGAGGCTCAGCATATTAACAAATCTCTTTCAGCTTTGGGTGATGTCATTGCTTCCCTTGCTCAAAGGAACCAACATGTTCCTTACAGAAATAGTAAGCTCACACAGCTACTCCAAGATTCACTTG GAGGACAGGCCAAAACACTTATGTTTGTTCACATCAGTCCAGAGGTCGATGCAGTTGGAGAAACAATTAGCACCTTAAAATTTGCAGAAAGAGTTGCTACTGTTGAACTTGGTGCTGCTCGAGTAAACAAGGATGGGGAAGATGTCAAAGAGCTCAAAGAACAG ATAGCCAGCCTCAAAGCAGCATTGGCACGAAAGGACGGTGAATCTCAACATTCTTTGTCTGGAAGTTCTGAAAAATATAGGACATTGGCTAGTGAGTCATCGCCTTATCATGCAAACCAGAGGGGAATTGTGAGTGATCGCCTAGGATGCCGGCAACCAATGGTTGATGTCGGAAACATAGAG CTTCACAGTAATACCCCATTGAGACAAAAGAGTCAAAGCTATGATTTTGATGAGATGTCTACGAATTCACCACCCTGGCCACCAGTGAACAATCCTGGACAAAACTACCGGGAGGATGACAGAGAAACTGGTTCAGGAGAGTGGGTTGATAAAGTCATGGTAAACAAGCAAGATGCAAACAAAACTGACAACATCTTAGGCTGTTGGGAAGCAGACAGTGGAAACTTATCCGAGGTGTTTTATCAGAAGTATCTCCAAGATTCTTCTAAAATGTACTCAGATGGATCCTACAACATGTTCATGGGGCACAACCAATTTAAGATTGCTGGTTCAGATGACATGGATGATCTTGATGATACAACCACCGATTCCTCGGAGCCTGACTTGCTTTGGCAATTTAATAATTCCAAGCTTACAACCATAGCCAATGGTAATGGATCAAAGGCTAGGAGACCTGTCTCTAAGCCAACAAATAGCCCAATATTGAG CAAGAATAATTCTTCTCTTGGTCCTTCACCTTCACGAAAACAACCAAATGGCGTGTTACATCGAACAGGAAGACATCCAGCTCCAGTGGACATGAAACGCAAAACTGGTAGTAGAAAGTAA
- the LOC106772604 gene encoding probable polygalacturonase translates to MKRLVTVLLLIVLSTAVGGQDDHGPCKQKVLDPRPHSVSILEFGAVGDGKTLNTVAFQNAVFYAKSFADKGGAQLYVPSGKWLSGSFNLTSHLTLFLERGATIIASQDYAHWPAVDPLPSYGRGIDVPGGRYSSLIYGRNLSDVVITGDNGIIDGQGSVWWDLIRTHSLNYSRPHIIELIGSDDIVISNLTLLNSPAWSIHPVYCSNVRIQNITVHAPTEFPYTSGIVPDSSEHVCIDNSNISTGHDAIALKSGWDQYGVAYGKPTSNVHINGVYLQSSSGAGLAFGSEMSGGISGITAEHLHIINSTIGIELKTTRGRGGYMRNIFISDTKLENIYLGISMTGFSGSHPDDKYDPNAVPVVGNVTFENVIGANVAIAGNFSGIVDSPFTPIFLSNVTFSTGSESSSSWFCSNVKGVSEKVFPEPCADLKNTLSNFSSIFSSLHPSYSYVSSA, encoded by the exons ATGAAGAGGCTA gTAACTGTGCTTTTACTCATAGTATTAAGCACTGCTGTGGGAGGTCAAGATGATCATGGACCGTGTAAACAGAAAGTGTTGGATCCTAGGCCTCACAGTGTGTCAATCTTGGAGTTTGGGGCAGTTGGAGATGGAAAAACATTGAACACAGTTGCATTCCAAAATGCAGTTTTTTATGCCAAGTCATTTGCCGACAAAGGTGGTGCTCAACTATATGTTCCATCCGGCAAATGGCTTTCCGGAAGTTTTAACCTTACCAGCCACCTCACTCTCTTCCTTGAAAGAGGCGCAACCATCATTGCATCGCAG GATTATGCACACTGGCCTGCAGTGGATCCCCTACCCTCCTATGGTCGGGGAATTGATGTTCCGGGTGGGAGATATAGCAGTTTGATTTATGGACGCAACTTAAGTGATGTTGTGATTACAG GTGACAATGGAATTATTGATGGGCAGGGTTCTGTTTGGTGGGACCTAATCAGAACTCATTCCTTAAATTACAGCAGACCACATATTATAGAACTTATTGGTTCTGATGATATCGTAATCTCAAATTTGACCCTTTTAAACTCTCCTGCCTGGAGCATTCATCCAGTGTATTGCAG CAATGTCCGAATCCAAAACATAACAGTTCATGCACCAACCGAGTTCCCTTACACAAGTGGTATAGTTCCAG ATTCTTCCGAGCATGTTTGCATTGACAACAGCAATATTAGCACTGGTCATGATGCAATTGCGCTGAAGAGTGGTTGGGATCAATATGGAGTTGCTTATGGCAAACCAACCTCGAATGTCCACATCAATGGTGTTTATCTGCAATCATCATCTGGTGCTGGCCTAGCATTTGGAAGCGAGATGTCTGGAGGCATCTCTGGTATAACAGCAGAGCATCTCCATATTATAAACTCGACCATTGGCATTGAACTGAAGACAACTAGGGGTCGAGGTGGTTATATGAGAAACATCTTCATTTCTGATACAAAATTGGAAAATATTTACTTGGGTATTAGCATGACAGGATTCTCTGGCTCCCATCCAGATGACAAGTATGATCCTAATGCAGTTCCGGTGGTTGGTAATGTTACTTTTGAGAATGTGATTGGTGCAAATGTTGCTATTGCTGGAAATTTTTCAGGAATAGTTGATTCACCCTTCACTCCTATTTTCCTTTCAAACGTGACATTTTCTACCGGTTCCGAGTCATCTTCTTCATGGTTTTGTTCTAATGTAAAGGGAGTCTCTGAGAAGGTGTTTCCTGAGCCATGTGCTGACCTGAAGAACACACTGTCAAACTTTTCgtctattttttcttctctacaTCCATCGTACAGTTATGTCTCAAGCGCATGA